The DNA segment TACATAAATCCAAGTCCATATTGTGCTTTTGCATCACCTTTTGAAGCTAAATCATCAAATATTTTAAAAGCTTTTTGATAATCATTCATTAATAATGCTTTCTTACCATCTTCAAAAGTAACTCCAAAAACTATGCTATTTAAAATAATTAAAAATAAAAATAATTTTTTCATTTAACTTCCTCCTCACTGTTGGAATGAATAAATTATATCAAATAATTATCATAAATAGAAGAAAAAATTATAAGAAATTGGATTTAAAAATTTTACAGGTAAATATTTTGAATTAAATATAAAGTTTGAAAAGTTATATATTAGTGGTATTTTTTGGATTGAGTTCGATTATAAAATGGCACGCCTGGTAGGAGTCGAACCCACAACCCACCGGGTCGAAACCGGTTATTCTATCCAGTTGAACTACAGACGCACCTAAAATTAGGATGTAAGTCTATCCTAATATTTCTTAAATTTTAAAAAAAGATATTATCTAAAACTATTAAAAGGAAGAAAACTATTCCTAAATAACCATTTACAGTAAAAAATGCTCTATCAATTTTTTTAAAATCTTTATTTACTAAATAGTGTTCATAACTAAGCATCAAAGCACTTATTATTACGGCAAGATATGCAAAATATGAGCTACTTGAGTAGATTACAAATAAAAGCCAAAATATTACTGTTAGTGCGTGAAATACTTTTGAAAAAAGCATAGTTTTTTCTACTCCAAATACAGAAGGAACAGAGTGAAGACCAAGTTTTTTATCTACTTCTATATCTTGTAAAGAATAAAGTAAATCGAAACCAGCAACCCAAAACATAACACCAATACTTAAAAATATTACCCATAAAGGTATATTTTCACTAACAGCAACTACACCTGCAATTGGTGCAAGAGCTAAAGAAATTCCTAAAATAATGTGTGCAAGATATGAAAATCTTTTAAAATAAGAGTAAGAACCAATGATTATTAAAATAGGTAATGATAAAATAAATGCTAAATCATTTACAAAATAAGCAACCAATATAAATAAAAGTGCATTAACCACTACAAAAATAAACATAGCATTTGCACTAATTCTTCCATCTACATTTGGACGATTTATAGTTCGTGGATTTAAAGCATCGATATCTCTATCCATATATCTATTAAATCCCATAGCAAAATTTCGTGCAGTAACAGCTGCTAAAACACCAAGTACCAAAAGTTTAAAACCAAACCAACCATTTGCTGCTACAACCATAGCTATAAAAATAAATGGTAAAGCAAAAATAGAGTGTTGGAACATTACAAGTTCGCTAAAATCATTAAGTTTTTTCATCAATTTTTTCATAGCAGGGATTTTATCCTAGATTAATTAAATTAAACCTTTTTGGGTTATAATGAAAAATATTTTATAAAAAAGAGAATATATGAAAAAAATTGTTTTATTTATTTTAAGTCTATTTTTAATTCTAAATTTTAGTGCTTGTTCTTCAAAAACTCAGGATGAAATTACAAATTCACAATCAAATGATATTTCAAAACTATTAAAAACAATTATTGAAAAAGAAAAAGAGATAAATGAACTTAATAAAAAATTAGAAATTTGTGAAAGTAAAAAAGTAATAAAATGAAAGAAATAGCAATTATTGGTTCAACTGCATCAGGAAAAACTGCTTTATCTCTTGAAATTGCCTCAAAAACAAATTCTATAATTTTATCATTGGACTCTTTGTGCGTTTACAAAGAAATAGATATTGTTTCTGCAAAACCAACTTTAGAAGAAAGAGGTGAAATTTTACATTTTGGAATAGATGAAGTTTATCCAAATGTTGAATTTGATGTGGTTTGTTTTATGGAGTTATACAAAAAAGCTAAAGAGTATGCTTTAAAAAATGATAAAAATTTGATTATAGTTGGTGGTACAGGATTTTACTTAAAAGCTTTAATTGATGGATTGTCTTTAGGAATTGAAACAAAAATAAAATTAGATATTAGTGTAGCAGAAGCTTATGATTTATTGTATTCATTGGATGAAGTGTATATGAAAAAGATAGAAAAAAATGATAAATATCGAGTAGAAAAAGCTTATGCAATTTATAAACAAACAGGCTTAACTCCAACTTTATATTTTGAAAAAAATCCTAAAATTCCACTTGCAAAAGATTTAAAGATATTTGAAATTTTATGGGAAAAAGAAGAGCTAAAAAAAAGAGTTGCATCAAGAACAAATACTATGATAAAATCAGGTTTGATTGATGAAATTATTTATTTAGAAAAAAAATATACAAGAGCTCCAAATTGTATGTCATCTATTGGTATTGTCGAAACATTTGAATATTTAGATGGAAAATTGTCTAAAGAAGAGTTAGAAGAAAAAATTTCACAAAATACAATGAAACTTGCAAAAAGACAAAATACTTTCAATAAAGGTCAATTTTTAAATAAGACTTCAAATATAATAGATAACTTAAATTCAGATATACTTAAGTATTTCTCGATATAATCACAACCCTAAAGAGTTTGGTAAAGGGCTTGCAAGGACTTGACCTTTTATCTTACATTAATTTAATTAAGGAAAATGGAATGAAAAAAGATATTCATCCAGACTACAAAGTTTGTACAGTAACTTGTGCTTGTGGTAATAGTTTTGAAACAAAATCAAATGTTGAGACTTTAAAAATCGATATTTGTTCTTCTTGTCACCCATTCTTCACTGGTGAGCAAAAACTTGTTGATGCTGCAGGAAGAGTTGAGAAATTCAAAGCTAAATATAACATGGCTAAATAGTAGTAAAATACTATGTTATGCTTAGTTCCGACTCCGATTGGAAATTTAGAAGATATCTCTTCGAGGTCACTTAAAGTTCTTGAAGAGTCGGAATTAATCTTTTGTGAAGATACAAGAGTAACAAAAAAACTTCTAAACCTTTTAGGTGAAAAGTATAACTTAGACTTTTCAAATAAAGAGTATAAATCTTTTCACTCTCATAATGAAAATCAAATATTAAAAACTTTAGACAAAGATACTTTTTCTAAAAATGTTGTTTATGTAAGCGATGCAGGAATGCCTTGTGTTAGTGACCCAGGTGCTACGCTTGTAGATTTTTGTATAAAAAATCAAATTCCTTATGATGTTCTTCCTGGTGCAAATGCAATTTTAACTGCTTATGCAATGAGTGGATTTACACAAACTACTTTTTCTTTTTATGGATTTTTAGACCATAAAGGAGCAAGTCGTGCTTCAAAACTCGATGAGATTTTAAATGATGATAAACTATCAATCCTTTATGAATCACCTCATAGGCTTTTAAAACTTCTTGAAGAGTTAAATGAAAAAGAGCCAAATAGAACAATATTTTTAGCAAAAGAGATAACAAAACTTCATCAAACTACTTATAAAAATAGCGCTTCAAATCTTTTTGAAGAGTTTAAAAATATAAATATAAAAGGTGAATGGGTTGTAGTAATTGAACCAAAAGAAAAAATTGGTTTAAATCTTGAACTAAATGATATATTACCTTTAGATTTACCTCCAAAAACAAAAGCAAAATTAATTGCAAAAATGACAGGACAATCTATCAAAGAGGTTTATCAACAATTTTTGGATAACATGCCGTCATGATAATATACGGAAAACAAATAGTACTTTATGTACTTGAAAATCACCCAAAATTAGTTGAAGAAGTTTTTCTTTCAAAAGAGATAGATAATAAACTATTTTCAAAATTTTTAAAATTAGGTAAAAAAATCCATAGACTAGATAACCAAAAAGCGCAAGCTTTAGCAAAAGGTGGAAATCATCAAGGATTTTTTTTAAAGTTGAGTCAGTTTGACTATGCACCGATAAAAGAATTAAAAGCGATGAATTTTATTTTAGTTTTAGATGGAGTAACTGATGTTGGAAACATTGGAGCTATTGCTAGAACAGCTTATTCTTTAGGAATTGATGGAATAATTGCATCAAATATAAAAACTATAAATAACTCTGGAATTGTAAGAACAAGTGCTGGAGCATTACTTGATTTACCATTTTGTATTCATCCAAGAAGTGCAGATTTAGCAAGTGAATTAATAGATGCTGGATTTACTTTGATTGGTGCAACAATGGATGGTGTTGATTTAAAAAAATATGGAAAAATAGAAAAAAGTGATAAAGTAGCTCTATTTTTAGGAAGTGAAGGAGAAGGTATTTCTCCAAAAGTTGCTAAAAAATTGGACTTAAAAGTATCTATAAAAATGGAACATGAATTTGATTCTTTAAATGTTTCAGTTGCAGCGGGAATATTGATTTATAACCTAAAAAGATAAAAAGAGTAAAATATGATAAAAAAATTAATCCTAATTATTGCTTTATGTGTGACTTCAAATGCAAGTATAAATGACGCAGTTCAAAATTTACTAGGAGCTAGTGATTATAATACGCATAGGAATTTAATTAATCATATTTTCAAAAATTCAAGTTCATTTTATAAAAATGGTCAAATTGATTATGTAAAAATTACTCAAGAATTATCAAATAATAATCTTCTAAAATTAGATTTAGGAGGAACTAAAGATATTGAAGTATCTTTTAGTTTTAATGCAAATGCAAAAAAATCAATGAAAAATATAAATGATATATTAAAAGCTATTGGACAACAAAATTTTATAACTCAAAGTGAAGTAGTTATAGAAGATCAGTTAAAATGGACTATTAGATTAAAAACTGCAGCCGCCATAAACCCTCTCAGATTATCTCAAGAATTACAAAGTACAAACAGTAGTATTGTAGATATAAAAAGAGAGGGAAATCTTAAGTGGAGTTATTTTATTGATTCAACTAACTCTACAGTTTATAAAACTGAAGATTTAATAAATAATAAAAGTTTATCATTAAAAAAACCAAATAAACCATATATTATTGAAATATCAAATACAGGTGCTATTAGCATAAGTTCAAATATAAATAATAGTTGGTATCCAAGTATAGTTTTTTATGATAAAGATTTTAAAATTATTGAAATAGTAGAAAAAGATAGTTTGCACAAAAATTTAGTAATAGATGTGCCTAATAATACAAGATATATCAAAATTGATGATTTATATTCTCTTGCAAATTTAAAGCAAGGGATTAGCATTACTAAGGAGTAATAAATGTTTGCAGAAATTGAATTTGAACGAATGAAAAGACTTCCAAATTATGTATTTGCAGAAGTAAATGCAATAAAAATGGAAGCAAGAAGAGCAGGGGAAGATGTAATTGACTTCTCTATGGGAAATCCAGATGGTCCAGCACCACAACATATAACAGATAAATTAATTGAAGCGTCAGCAAAACCAAAAAATCATGGATATAGTGCAAGTGCTGGTATTTTTAAACTAAGACTTGCTATTTCTAACTGGTATAAAAGAAAATATGATGTTGATTTTTTAGATCCAAATAAACATGTATGTGCAACAATGGGTTCAAAAGAGGGTTATGTTCACTTAGTTCAGGCTATTGTAAATGTTGGAGATGTAGCTGTTGTTCCAGACCCAACTTATCCGATTCACTCATATGCATTTATGTTAAATGGTGCAGCTGTTCATAAGTTTGAATTAGCATTTGATGATGTATTTAAAGTTGATGAAGATCTGTTTTTTGAAAGATTACA comes from the Arcobacter lacus genome and includes:
- a CDS encoding tetratricopeptide repeat protein; this encodes MKKLFLFLIILNSIVFGVTFEDGKKALLMNDYQKAFKIFDDLASKGDAKAQYGLGFMYETGKAVKMNKKEAIKWYKKSSKQGYKKAQKALDGICNENPFICR
- the mqnP gene encoding menaquinone biosynthesis prenyltransferase MqnP, with the protein product MKKLMKKLNDFSELVMFQHSIFALPFIFIAMVVAANGWFGFKLLVLGVLAAVTARNFAMGFNRYMDRDIDALNPRTINRPNVDGRISANAMFIFVVVNALLFILVAYFVNDLAFILSLPILIIIGSYSYFKRFSYLAHIILGISLALAPIAGVVAVSENIPLWVIFLSIGVMFWVAGFDLLYSLQDIEVDKKLGLHSVPSVFGVEKTMLFSKVFHALTVIFWLLFVIYSSSSYFAYLAVIISALMLSYEHYLVNKDFKKIDRAFFTVNGYLGIVFFLLIVLDNIFF
- the miaA gene encoding tRNA (adenosine(37)-N6)-dimethylallyltransferase MiaA — its product is MKEIAIIGSTASGKTALSLEIASKTNSIILSLDSLCVYKEIDIVSAKPTLEERGEILHFGIDEVYPNVEFDVVCFMELYKKAKEYALKNDKNLIIVGGTGFYLKALIDGLSLGIETKIKLDISVAEAYDLLYSLDEVYMKKIEKNDKYRVEKAYAIYKQTGLTPTLYFEKNPKIPLAKDLKIFEILWEKEELKKRVASRTNTMIKSGLIDEIIYLEKKYTRAPNCMSSIGIVETFEYLDGKLSKEELEEKISQNTMKLAKRQNTFNKGQFLNKTSNIIDNLNSDILKYFSI
- the rpmE gene encoding 50S ribosomal protein L31, whose product is MKKDIHPDYKVCTVTCACGNSFETKSNVETLKIDICSSCHPFFTGEQKLVDAAGRVEKFKAKYNMAK
- the rsmI gene encoding 16S rRNA (cytidine(1402)-2'-O)-methyltransferase → MLCLVPTPIGNLEDISSRSLKVLEESELIFCEDTRVTKKLLNLLGEKYNLDFSNKEYKSFHSHNENQILKTLDKDTFSKNVVYVSDAGMPCVSDPGATLVDFCIKNQIPYDVLPGANAILTAYAMSGFTQTTFSFYGFLDHKGASRASKLDEILNDDKLSILYESPHRLLKLLEELNEKEPNRTIFLAKEITKLHQTTYKNSASNLFEEFKNINIKGEWVVVIEPKEKIGLNLELNDILPLDLPPKTKAKLIAKMTGQSIKEVYQQFLDNMPS
- the rlmB gene encoding 23S rRNA (guanosine(2251)-2'-O)-methyltransferase RlmB is translated as MIIYGKQIVLYVLENHPKLVEEVFLSKEIDNKLFSKFLKLGKKIHRLDNQKAQALAKGGNHQGFFLKLSQFDYAPIKELKAMNFILVLDGVTDVGNIGAIARTAYSLGIDGIIASNIKTINNSGIVRTSAGALLDLPFCIHPRSADLASELIDAGFTLIGATMDGVDLKKYGKIEKSDKVALFLGSEGEGISPKVAKKLDLKVSIKMEHEFDSLNVSVAAGILIYNLKR